One segment of Variovorax sp. J2L1-78 DNA contains the following:
- a CDS encoding PhoH family protein: protein MIVRHTFKPLNNVRLGHLCGPLDEHLRRIEDTLGVTIAHRHEQFKVEGPKAIADQAMEVLQALYEIAERPIDPAVVQLTLASDSGMTADGEAGPMLVTRRADLRARTPTQAAYLDHIAKHDITFGIGPAGTGKTYLAVACAVDALERSAVQRIVLTRPAVEAGERLGFLPGDLSQKVDPYLRPLYDALYDLMGYDKVQKAFERNALEIAPLAFMRGRTLNNAFVILDEAQNTTPEQMKMFLTRIGFGAKAVVTGDVSQIDLPKSQLSGLIDAERVLKRVKGIAITRFSSADVVRHPMVARIVDAYDGQRKRGAGA, encoded by the coding sequence TTGATCGTTCGCCACACCTTCAAGCCCCTCAACAACGTGCGCCTCGGCCACCTGTGCGGCCCGCTCGACGAGCACCTGCGCCGCATCGAGGACACGCTGGGCGTGACGATCGCGCACCGCCACGAGCAGTTCAAGGTCGAGGGTCCGAAGGCCATCGCCGACCAAGCGATGGAGGTGCTGCAGGCGCTGTACGAGATCGCCGAGCGGCCGATCGACCCGGCCGTGGTGCAGCTCACGCTGGCCAGCGATTCGGGCATGACCGCGGACGGCGAGGCCGGCCCAATGCTGGTCACGCGCCGTGCCGACCTGCGGGCCCGCACGCCGACCCAGGCCGCCTACCTCGACCACATCGCCAAGCACGACATCACCTTCGGCATCGGCCCGGCGGGCACGGGCAAGACCTACCTCGCCGTGGCCTGCGCGGTCGATGCGCTGGAACGCAGCGCGGTGCAGCGCATCGTGCTCACGCGCCCGGCGGTCGAGGCGGGTGAACGGCTCGGCTTCCTGCCGGGCGACCTGTCCCAGAAGGTCGATCCCTACCTGCGCCCGCTGTACGACGCGCTCTACGACCTGATGGGCTACGACAAGGTGCAGAAGGCCTTCGAGCGCAACGCGCTGGAGATCGCGCCGCTGGCCTTCATGCGCGGGCGCACGCTGAACAACGCCTTCGTCATCCTCGACGAGGCGCAGAACACCACGCCCGAGCAGATGAAGATGTTCCTCACGCGCATCGGCTTCGGCGCCAAGGCGGTGGTGACGGGCGACGTGAGCCAGATCGACCTGCCCAAGTCGCAACTGTCGGGCCTGATCGATGCCGAGCGCGTGCTCAAGCGCGTCAAGGGCATCGCGATCACGCGCTTCAGCAGCGCGGACGTGGTGCGGCATCCGATGGTGGCGCGCATCGTCGACGCCTACGACGGCCAGCGCAAGCGCGGCGCAGGCGCGTGA
- a CDS encoding potassium transporter Kup: MKDGRTAKSVLMVAALGVVFGDIGTSPLYAFKECLSPAHGVVLDRSAVLGLLSLVLWGLMLVVTLKYVVFVLRADHDGEGGILALQGLAGQALEKGGARPWAWKAIAALGLVGAAMFYGDSLITPAISVLSAVEGLEVATPVFKPYVVPITLVVLIGLFLVQRKGTASVGRMFGPVMLLWFGVLAVSGIAHIIRNPQVLEAIDPRWALQFLLTHRAQSLGVLGAVFLAFTGGEALYADMGHFGAAPIRLAWVFIALPALVLNYFGQGALVLADPAAIDNPFFRLFPAWATLPMVVLAACATVIASQAVISGAFSMTAHAMHMGYLPRMRIVQTSDSAIGQVYLPTVNWLLMAGVLLLVLAFRSSGALSAAYGIAVSVTMLTTTLLAGVVAWRLWRWNPVAVGIGVGLFALVDLTFIVANSLKIAEGGWLTLVVAAMVMFVFTTWAQGRRVTEQAAAEERIELTPFIDALAVDMPHRVHGTAVFMTADPGSVPHALLHNLKHNQVLHDRVIILCVRSRPVPRVYPAGRLEVEQLAHGFWRVTAYHGFMEDPAVPEYLRLMAYQHGLHIESMSTSYFTSRASLGLGRLPGLGVLRKALFGTLQRNAARASDYFGLPDNRLIEIGRRAN, translated from the coding sequence ATGAAGGACGGTCGGACCGCGAAATCCGTGCTGATGGTGGCCGCCCTCGGGGTGGTCTTCGGCGACATCGGTACCTCGCCGCTCTATGCCTTCAAGGAATGCCTCAGCCCGGCCCATGGCGTCGTGCTGGACCGCAGCGCCGTGCTGGGGCTGCTGTCGCTGGTGCTGTGGGGGCTCATGCTGGTCGTCACGCTGAAGTACGTGGTGTTCGTGCTGCGCGCCGACCACGACGGCGAAGGCGGCATCCTGGCTTTGCAAGGCCTGGCCGGCCAGGCGCTCGAGAAGGGCGGCGCGCGGCCCTGGGCCTGGAAGGCCATCGCCGCGCTCGGGCTCGTCGGCGCCGCGATGTTCTATGGCGACAGCCTGATCACGCCGGCCATCTCGGTCCTGTCGGCGGTGGAGGGACTGGAGGTCGCCACGCCCGTGTTCAAGCCCTACGTGGTGCCGATCACACTGGTGGTCCTCATCGGGCTCTTCCTGGTGCAGCGCAAGGGCACGGCATCGGTCGGCCGGATGTTCGGCCCGGTGATGCTGCTGTGGTTCGGCGTGCTGGCCGTCTCGGGCATCGCTCACATCATCCGGAACCCGCAGGTGCTCGAAGCCATCGACCCCCGCTGGGCGTTGCAGTTTCTGCTCACGCACCGGGCCCAGTCGCTGGGCGTGCTGGGCGCGGTCTTTCTGGCTTTCACGGGCGGCGAGGCGCTGTATGCGGACATGGGGCACTTCGGCGCCGCGCCGATCCGCCTGGCCTGGGTCTTCATCGCGCTGCCGGCGCTGGTGCTCAACTACTTCGGCCAAGGCGCCCTGGTGCTGGCCGACCCGGCTGCCATCGACAACCCCTTCTTCCGTCTCTTTCCCGCCTGGGCCACCTTGCCGATGGTGGTGCTGGCGGCCTGTGCGACCGTCATCGCCTCCCAGGCGGTGATCTCCGGTGCGTTCTCGATGACCGCGCATGCCATGCACATGGGCTACCTGCCGCGCATGCGCATCGTGCAGACGTCCGATTCGGCCATCGGCCAGGTCTATCTGCCGACGGTGAACTGGTTGCTGATGGCGGGCGTCCTTCTGCTGGTACTGGCCTTCCGCAGTTCCGGGGCGCTGTCGGCCGCCTATGGCATCGCGGTGTCGGTGACGATGCTGACCACCACGCTGCTGGCGGGTGTGGTGGCATGGCGCCTGTGGCGCTGGAACCCGGTGGCCGTGGGCATCGGCGTGGGCCTCTTCGCCCTCGTCGACCTGACCTTCATCGTGGCCAACAGCCTGAAGATCGCGGAAGGCGGCTGGCTCACGCTGGTGGTGGCAGCGATGGTGATGTTCGTCTTCACGACCTGGGCCCAGGGCCGGCGCGTGACCGAGCAGGCGGCGGCCGAGGAGCGCATCGAACTGACACCCTTCATCGACGCGCTGGCGGTCGACATGCCGCACCGCGTGCACGGCACCGCGGTCTTCATGACGGCCGACCCGGGCAGCGTGCCGCATGCGCTGCTGCACAACCTCAAGCACAACCAGGTGCTGCACGACCGGGTGATCATCCTGTGCGTACGGAGCCGTCCCGTGCCTCGCGTGTACCCGGCCGGTCGGCTGGAGGTCGAGCAGCTCGCGCACGGTTTCTGGCGCGTGACGGCCTACCACGGCTTCATGGAAGACCCCGCCGTTCCGGAATACCTGCGGCTGATGGCGTATCAGCACGGTCTGCACATCGAGTCGATGTCGACCTCGTACTTCACCTCGCGCGCGTCGCTGGGCCTGGGCCGGCTCCCGGGGCTCGGCGTGCTGCGCAAGGCGCTCTTCGGCACGCTGCAGCGCAATGCGGCGCGGGCGTCCGACTACTTCGGCCTGCCGGACAACCGCCTGATCGAGATCGGCCGCCGCGCCAATTGA
- a CDS encoding cation diffusion facilitator family transporter: protein MPAPAPSSSLRWSPKALLRVSVAVALVTIVLKGAAGYVTNSMGLISDAMESFVNLASAMFALAMVTIAARPADEDHPYGHHKAEYFSSGFEGILIIGAALAIGWAAIVRLMSPQPIEQLGWGLALSIVSSMLNAALAIAMFRAARAHRSIALEADGRHLITDVWTSAAVVVGIVAVHVTGWLWLDPLLAIGVALNIVREGVHLVWRSSQGLMDQALDAPSLAAMNEALARFAARPDGAALRFDDIVTRSAGRRRFADLHMHVPGEWSLQRAAGLRDALEQSLMEAVPGLRVTIQLLPLNMEARAVRMGEHE, encoded by the coding sequence ATGCCTGCTCCTGCACCTTCTTCATCCCTTCGCTGGAGCCCCAAGGCCTTGCTGCGCGTCTCGGTCGCTGTCGCATTGGTGACCATCGTGCTCAAGGGGGCGGCGGGCTACGTGACCAATTCCATGGGCCTGATCTCCGATGCCATGGAGTCCTTCGTCAACCTCGCCAGCGCGATGTTTGCGCTGGCCATGGTGACGATCGCCGCACGCCCGGCCGACGAAGACCATCCGTACGGGCATCACAAGGCGGAGTATTTCTCGTCCGGCTTCGAGGGCATCCTGATCATCGGTGCGGCGCTGGCCATCGGCTGGGCGGCCATCGTGCGGTTGATGTCGCCGCAGCCCATCGAACAACTCGGCTGGGGCCTGGCGCTGTCGATCGTCAGCTCGATGCTGAACGCGGCGCTGGCCATCGCGATGTTCCGTGCGGCGCGTGCGCACCGCTCGATCGCCCTCGAAGCCGACGGCCGGCACCTGATCACCGACGTGTGGACCTCGGCCGCCGTGGTGGTCGGCATCGTCGCGGTGCACGTCACCGGCTGGCTGTGGCTCGATCCGCTGCTGGCGATCGGGGTGGCCTTGAACATCGTGCGCGAAGGGGTGCACCTGGTCTGGCGCTCGTCGCAGGGGTTGATGGACCAGGCGCTCGATGCACCGTCGCTGGCGGCGATGAACGAGGCCCTCGCGCGTTTCGCCGCGCGGCCCGATGGCGCGGCTTTGCGCTTCGACGACATCGTCACGCGCAGTGCGGGGCGCCGCCGTTTCGCCGACCTGCACATGCACGTGCCGGGCGAGTGGTCGCTGCAGCGCGCGGCCGGGTTGCGCGATGCGCTCGAGCAGTCGCTGATGGAGGCCGTGCCAGGCCTGCGCGTCACGATCCAGCTGCTGCCGCTCAACATGGAAGCGCGTGCCGTGCGCATGGGGGAGCACGAGTGA
- a CDS encoding OmpA family protein, with the protein MTFHRLAATVFTSLLIAACSSSGTRVVLLPQADGRPSAVVVRANGGEEVLGKPYQRATASRNSTGAPVVDQADPARIEAENRSLFDLMPPPPQRYTLYFDAGETALTPESQVTLSEALAAAAARNGGEIVVTGHTDTLGTLERNDDLSRRRAQEVRQMFADRGFPASRIQAIGRGERNLLIPTPDEVAEPRNRRVTIEVR; encoded by the coding sequence GTGACTTTTCACCGACTCGCTGCCACTGTCTTCACCAGCCTCCTGATTGCGGCCTGCTCGTCCAGCGGCACCCGCGTCGTGCTCCTTCCGCAGGCCGATGGCCGGCCATCGGCTGTGGTGGTCCGCGCCAACGGCGGCGAAGAGGTCCTGGGCAAGCCTTACCAGCGAGCCACCGCCAGCCGCAACAGCACCGGTGCGCCGGTGGTCGACCAAGCCGACCCGGCGCGCATCGAGGCCGAAAACCGCAGCCTGTTCGACCTGATGCCACCGCCACCGCAGCGCTACACCCTCTATTTCGATGCCGGCGAAACGGCCCTGACGCCCGAATCGCAAGTCACACTGAGCGAAGCGCTGGCCGCCGCCGCCGCGCGCAACGGCGGTGAAATCGTGGTGACCGGCCACACCGACACGCTGGGCACGCTGGAACGCAACGACGACCTGTCGCGCCGGCGCGCCCAGGAAGTGCGCCAGATGTTCGCCGACCGCGGTTTTCCCGCCAGCCGCATCCAGGCGATCGGGCGCGGCGAACGTAACCTGCTCATTCCGACCCCCGACGAAGTCGCGGAGCCACGCAACCGCCGGGTGACGATCGAGGTCCGCTGA
- the dtd gene encoding D-aminoacyl-tRNA deacylase, whose translation MKAVLQRVREARVDIAGETVGAIGAGLLVLLCAERDDTDAVADRMLSKILKLRIFSDDAGKMNRSVQDIGGGLLVVSQFTLAADVSGGNRPSFTQAAAPDEGQRLYELFVARARAAHPVVATGVFAADMQVHLVNDGPVTIPLQMTA comes from the coding sequence GTGAAGGCGGTGCTGCAACGCGTGCGCGAGGCGCGGGTCGACATCGCCGGTGAAACCGTCGGCGCGATCGGTGCGGGCCTGCTGGTGCTGCTGTGCGCCGAGCGCGACGACACCGACGCCGTGGCCGACCGGATGCTCTCCAAGATCCTCAAGCTGCGCATCTTCTCGGACGATGCCGGCAAGATGAACCGCAGCGTACAGGACATCGGTGGCGGCCTCTTGGTCGTGAGCCAGTTCACCCTGGCCGCGGATGTGAGCGGCGGCAACCGGCCGAGCTTCACGCAGGCCGCCGCGCCCGATGAAGGTCAGCGGCTGTACGAGCTGTTCGTGGCACGGGCCCGCGCTGCGCATCCCGTCGTGGCGACCGGCGTGTTCGCCGCCGACATGCAGGTGCACCTGGTCAACGACGGCCCGGTGACGATCCCGCTGCAGATGACGGCTTGA
- the ybeY gene encoding rRNA maturation RNase YbeY gives MALPALSLSLQFGRFKDVERHRAALPRHRVTRWIRHALDIDGEITVRIVDAEEGQRLNREFRGKDYATNVLTFDYAQSPIVMADLVLCAPVVAREAKENRKTLADHYAHLLVHGTLHAQGWDHETSEADADEMEAYEIDILAEMGIRSPYGK, from the coding sequence ATGGCGCTGCCGGCACTGTCGCTGTCGCTGCAGTTCGGGCGCTTCAAGGACGTGGAGCGGCACCGCGCCGCGCTGCCACGCCACCGTGTCACGCGCTGGATCCGGCATGCACTGGACATCGACGGCGAGATCACCGTGCGCATCGTCGATGCGGAGGAAGGCCAGCGGCTCAACCGCGAGTTCCGCGGCAAGGACTACGCGACCAACGTGCTGACCTTCGACTATGCGCAGTCGCCCATCGTGATGGCCGACCTGGTGCTGTGCGCGCCGGTGGTGGCGCGCGAGGCGAAGGAAAACCGCAAGACGCTGGCCGACCACTACGCGCACCTGCTGGTGCACGGCACACTGCACGCGCAGGGTTGGGACCACGAGACCAGCGAGGCCGACGCCGATGAGATGGAAGCCTACGAGATCGATATCCTGGCCGAGATGGGCATCCGCAGCCCCTACGGCAAGTAG
- the tyrS gene encoding tyrosine--tRNA ligase, which produces MKPEFVTSQSLSDAVGRALEISLRGADELLPQEEWVRKLQRAEATGTPLRIKFGLDPTAPDIHLGHTVVFNKLRQLQDLGHTVIPLIGDFTTTIGDPSGRNSTRPPLTREQIEVNAATYFDQLRLLLDVDRAEVRYNSEWSDPLGARGMIQLAAKYTVARMMERDDFTKRFKAGQSISVHEFLYPLMQGYDSVALRSDLELGGTDQKFNLLVGRHLQQEYGQEPQCILTMPLLEGLDGVEKMSKSKGNYIGVTEAPNTMFAKVLSISDDLMWRWYTLLSFRSMADIEALKAEIAGGRNPKDAKVALAKEITARFHSAAAAEAAEQDFANRSKGGVPDEIPEVTLSGAPLGIAQLLKQAGLAPSTSEGNRLIDGGGVRIDSAVVSDKGLKLPAGSYVVQVGKRKFARVLLG; this is translated from the coding sequence ATGAAGCCCGAGTTTGTTACAAGCCAAAGTCTTTCCGATGCTGTAGGACGTGCGCTCGAAATCTCCCTGCGCGGGGCTGACGAGTTGCTCCCCCAAGAGGAATGGGTGCGCAAACTGCAGCGCGCCGAGGCCACGGGCACGCCGTTGCGCATCAAATTCGGTCTCGATCCGACGGCCCCGGACATTCACCTGGGCCACACCGTCGTCTTCAACAAGCTGCGTCAGTTGCAGGACCTGGGACACACCGTGATCCCTTTGATCGGCGACTTCACGACGACCATTGGAGATCCGTCCGGCCGCAATAGCACGCGGCCACCGCTGACCCGTGAGCAGATCGAGGTCAACGCTGCGACTTATTTCGATCAACTGCGGCTCCTGTTGGATGTGGATCGTGCCGAAGTCCGCTACAACTCCGAATGGAGCGACCCGCTGGGCGCGCGCGGCATGATCCAGCTGGCCGCCAAGTACACCGTGGCGCGGATGATGGAGCGCGACGACTTCACGAAGCGCTTCAAGGCCGGCCAGTCGATCTCGGTGCATGAGTTCCTGTATCCGCTGATGCAGGGCTATGACTCCGTGGCACTCAGGTCGGACCTGGAACTCGGCGGTACGGATCAGAAGTTCAATCTGCTGGTCGGGCGCCATCTTCAACAGGAATATGGCCAGGAGCCGCAGTGCATACTCACTATGCCATTGCTCGAAGGCCTGGACGGTGTGGAGAAGATGTCCAAGAGCAAGGGCAACTACATCGGCGTCACCGAGGCGCCGAACACCATGTTCGCCAAGGTGTTGTCGATCTCCGACGACCTGATGTGGCGCTGGTACACGCTGCTGAGCTTCCGCTCGATGGCCGACATCGAGGCGCTGAAGGCCGAGATCGCCGGTGGCCGCAACCCGAAGGACGCGAAGGTGGCCCTGGCGAAGGAAATCACCGCGCGCTTCCATAGCGCCGCCGCGGCCGAGGCGGCCGAACAGGACTTCGCGAACCGCAGCAAGGGCGGTGTGCCCGACGAGATTCCGGAGGTGACGCTGTCCGGCGCTCCGCTGGGCATCGCACAGCTGCTCAAGCAGGCCGGGCTGGCGCCGTCCACGTCGGAAGGCAACCGCCTGATCGATGGCGGCGGCGTGCGCATCGATTCGGCCGTCGTGAGCGACAAGGGCCTCAAGCTGCCGGCCGGCAGCTACGTGGTGCAGGTCGGCAAGCGCAAGTTCGCGCGGGTGCTCTTGGGCTGA
- a CDS encoding FecR family protein — protein sequence MNHRIPTLLCILALASGAAFAQATATPPELQAGTIKSVRGDVQLLSASGTQRPASPGDVLMPIDRVLTGTDSAASVVLRDGTMMVVGPSSRLDIKEFHFDATTQDGGLLVSLLRGSMRMITGLIGKKQPDAVRIETQTATIGIRGTDFIVQADAQP from the coding sequence ATGAACCATCGGATTCCGACCCTGCTGTGCATCCTTGCCCTGGCCAGCGGCGCCGCGTTCGCGCAGGCGACGGCCACACCGCCCGAACTGCAGGCCGGCACCATCAAGTCGGTCCGCGGCGACGTGCAGTTGCTCAGTGCCTCCGGAACCCAGCGCCCCGCTTCGCCCGGCGACGTGCTGATGCCCATCGACCGCGTGCTCACCGGCACGGATTCGGCCGCCAGCGTGGTGCTGCGTGACGGCACGATGATGGTGGTCGGCCCCTCGTCGCGGCTGGACATCAAGGAATTTCATTTCGACGCCACCACCCAGGACGGCGGCCTGCTGGTGTCCCTGCTGCGCGGCTCGATGCGCATGATCACCGGCCTGATCGGCAAAAAGCAGCCCGATGCCGTCCGCATCGAGACACAGACGGCTACCATCGGCATCCGCGGCACCGACTTCATCGTGCAGGCCGACGCCCAACCGTGA
- the ruvA gene encoding Holliday junction branch migration protein RuvA codes for MIGKLTGTLAERNPPQVVVDCHGVGYEVDVPMSTFYNLPHTGERVSLLTHFVVREDAQILYGFGTHQERAAFRQLIKISGIGPRMALGVLSGLSVGELAQIVTLQDAGRLVKIPGIGKKTAERLLLELKGKLGADIALPAHAATDAQADILQALVALGYSDKEASAALKALPKDASVSDGIKLALRALAK; via the coding sequence ATGATAGGCAAATTGACCGGCACGCTGGCCGAACGCAATCCACCGCAGGTGGTCGTCGACTGCCACGGCGTCGGTTACGAGGTCGATGTGCCGATGAGCACGTTCTACAACCTGCCGCACACCGGCGAGCGCGTGTCGCTGCTGACGCACTTCGTGGTGCGCGAAGACGCGCAGATTCTCTACGGCTTCGGCACCCATCAGGAACGGGCGGCCTTTCGCCAGCTCATCAAGATCTCCGGCATCGGCCCGCGCATGGCGCTGGGCGTGCTGTCGGGCCTGAGCGTGGGCGAGCTGGCGCAGATCGTCACGCTGCAGGACGCCGGTCGGCTGGTGAAGATCCCCGGCATCGGCAAGAAGACCGCCGAGCGCCTGCTGCTCGAGCTCAAGGGCAAGCTGGGCGCCGACATCGCGCTGCCGGCGCACGCCGCCACCGACGCGCAGGCCGACATCCTGCAGGCGCTGGTCGCGCTGGGCTACAGCGACAAGGAAGCGTCGGCCGCGCTCAAGGCCTTGCCGAAGGACGCGAGCGTGAGCGACGGCATCAAGTTGGCGCTGCGGGCGCTGGCGAAGTAG